The following proteins come from a genomic window of Acidimicrobiales bacterium:
- the hpnD gene encoding presqualene diphosphate synthase HpnD — MTDLALAYERCELITRTEARNFAYGIRLLPAPKRRAMSALYAFARRVDDIGDGAAPVADKLAALARVRGDLAALAAGVPPAGDDVLVALADAAQRYPIPLSALGELVTGCEMDCRLQRYETFDDLLVYCRCVAGSIGRLSLAVFGSSDPEAPRLADTLGAALQLTNILRDVVEDRELMGRVYLPAEDLDRFGCAPDASGPPAALVDLIRFEASRARSRYEEGLGLLDLLDRRSRACVAAMAGIYRRLLERIESDPLAVVDRRVSLPTWEKAWVAARSLAGVGA, encoded by the coding sequence ATGACCGACCTCGCCCTCGCCTACGAGCGCTGCGAGCTCATCACGCGCACCGAGGCGCGCAACTTCGCCTACGGGATCCGGCTGCTTCCCGCGCCCAAGCGCAGGGCCATGTCGGCGCTGTACGCCTTCGCGCGGCGCGTCGACGACATCGGTGACGGGGCGGCCCCGGTCGCCGACAAGCTCGCCGCGCTCGCCCGGGTGCGCGGCGACCTGGCGGCGCTGGCCGCGGGGGTGCCGCCGGCTGGCGACGACGTCCTCGTCGCGCTGGCAGACGCCGCCCAGCGCTACCCCATCCCGCTCTCGGCCCTCGGCGAGCTCGTCACCGGCTGCGAGATGGACTGCCGGCTGCAGCGCTACGAGACCTTCGACGACCTCCTCGTCTACTGCCGGTGCGTGGCGGGTTCCATCGGGCGCCTCTCCCTCGCCGTGTTCGGCTCCTCGGATCCCGAGGCGCCGCGTCTCGCCGACACGCTCGGTGCGGCGCTGCAGCTCACGAACATCCTGCGCGACGTCGTGGAGGACCGCGAGCTGATGGGGCGGGTCTACCTCCCGGCCGAGGACCTCGACCGCTTCGGCTGCGCCCCGGACGCGAGCGGCCCGCCGGCGGCGCTCGTCGACCTGATCCGGTTCGAGGCGAGCCGGGCCCGGTCCCGCTACGAGGAGGGGCTCGGGCTCCTCGACCTGCTCGACCGGCGCTCTCGGGCCTGCGTCGCGGCGATGGCCGGCATCTACCGCCGGCTCCTCGAGCGCATCGAGTCCGACCCGCTCGCCGTCGTCGACCGCCGCGTCTCGCTGCCGACCTGGGAGAAGGCGTGGGTGGCGGCACGCAGCCTCGCTGGGGTCGGCGCGTGA
- the hpnE gene encoding hydroxysqualene dehydroxylase HpnE yields the protein MSRPEVAVVGGGLAGLSAAIALVDAGASVALFEARPRLGGATWSFERNGLMFDNGQHVHLRCCSAYRRFLERLGTAHLAPLDRLELPVVAPGRGGGGPATAWIRRSRLPAPLHLLPSLLAYRHLPFPARLAALRALGALRRVHLRDPLLDAETFASFLARHGQRPRAVEALFDLVTLPTTNLHAGEVSLALAAKVFKTGLLEEADAADLGWARVPLSALHAQPAAALLERAGARVRRRAKVAALDWRPGERAVDGVVVDGERCRADAVILAVPHDAAARLLGPLVGARGADPAQLGASPILDVHLVYGRRVTHHRVAAGVDSPVQFVFDRSEAAGLPPGEGQCLAVSVSGAAREVGERPERLIERYRGALEELFPLARGAPLLDAVVSRERAATFAGVPGSARLRWPTTTPASNLFLAGAWTDTGWPATMEGAVRSGTAAAAAALAVLGRTRALPARAEGVVA from the coding sequence GTGAGCCGTCCGGAGGTCGCGGTGGTGGGCGGCGGGCTCGCCGGACTGAGCGCGGCGATCGCGCTCGTCGACGCGGGCGCGAGCGTCGCGCTCTTCGAGGCGCGCCCCCGCCTCGGCGGCGCGACCTGGTCCTTCGAGCGCAACGGGCTCATGTTCGACAACGGCCAGCACGTCCACCTCCGGTGCTGCAGCGCCTACCGCCGGTTTCTCGAGCGACTCGGGACCGCGCACCTGGCGCCGCTCGACCGCCTCGAGCTGCCGGTCGTCGCCCCGGGGCGGGGCGGCGGCGGACCGGCGACGGCGTGGATTCGGCGCTCGCGCCTGCCCGCTCCGCTCCACCTCCTGCCCTCGCTCCTCGCCTACCGCCACCTCCCCTTCCCGGCGCGGCTCGCGGCGCTGCGCGCGCTCGGCGCGCTCCGCCGGGTGCACCTTCGCGACCCGCTCCTCGACGCCGAGACCTTCGCCTCCTTCCTCGCCCGCCACGGCCAGCGCCCCCGTGCCGTCGAGGCGCTGTTCGACCTCGTGACGCTGCCGACGACGAACCTCCACGCCGGGGAGGTCTCCCTCGCCCTCGCGGCGAAGGTCTTCAAGACCGGGCTGCTCGAGGAGGCGGACGCGGCCGACCTCGGGTGGGCGCGCGTCCCGCTTTCGGCGCTGCACGCGCAGCCCGCCGCGGCGCTCCTCGAGCGAGCCGGCGCCCGCGTGCGCCGGCGGGCGAAGGTCGCCGCCTTGGACTGGCGACCCGGCGAGCGAGCCGTCGACGGGGTCGTCGTCGACGGCGAGCGATGCCGCGCCGACGCGGTCATCCTCGCCGTCCCCCACGACGCCGCCGCGAGGCTGCTCGGCCCCCTCGTCGGCGCGCGGGGTGCCGACCCCGCACAGCTCGGCGCCTCGCCGATCCTCGACGTCCACCTCGTCTACGGGCGGCGGGTGACGCACCACCGCGTCGCGGCCGGCGTGGACAGCCCGGTGCAGTTCGTCTTCGATCGCAGCGAGGCCGCGGGCCTCCCGCCCGGCGAGGGCCAGTGCCTCGCCGTGTCGGTCTCGGGGGCCGCCCGGGAGGTCGGCGAGCGGCCGGAGCGCCTGATCGAGCGCTACCGTGGCGCCCTCGAGGAGCTCTTCCCGCTCGCGCGGGGCGCCCCGCTGCTCGACGCCGTGGTGAGCCGCGAGCGAGCCGCGACCTTCGCCGGCGTGCCGGGGAGCGCGCGCCTGCGCTGGCCGACGACGACGCCGGCCTCGAACCTGTTCCTCGCCGGGGCGTGGACCGACACCGGCTGGCCGGCGACGATGGAGGGCGCGGTGCGCAGCGGGACCGCTGCTGCGGCCGCGGCGCTCGCCGTCCTCGGCCGTACCCGGGCGCTCCCGGCTCGAGCCGAGGGGGTGGTGGCGTGA
- a CDS encoding polyprenyl synthetase family protein translates to MIPTASVPEVLARARGLVGPALRRAVATLSPELRPLAEYHLGWRDASGDAVESDGGKGIRPALAVLSAEAVGAPGEVGVPGAVAVELVHNFSLIHDDVIDEDAERRHRPTVWALFGVGQAVIVGDALIALAQQVVLGPDAAAGAGRAARCLADATAAMIAGQALDMAFETVPAIDVAGCLAMEAGKTGALLGCAASLGAILAGAPAETVSALDRYGVELGLAFQAVDDLLGIWGDPAVTGKPAWSDLRQRKKTLPVVAALAAGGARAEELAALLASEHLEEAQVARAAQLVEACGGRSAATAEARRRLDAALGALGEVALVERTRAELTELARFVVEREF, encoded by the coding sequence GTGATACCGACGGCGAGCGTGCCGGAGGTGCTGGCTCGGGCGCGCGGCCTCGTCGGCCCCGCGCTGCGGCGGGCCGTCGCGACGCTCTCGCCCGAGCTGCGCCCCCTCGCCGAGTACCACCTCGGCTGGCGCGACGCGTCGGGCGACGCCGTCGAGAGCGACGGCGGGAAGGGGATCCGGCCGGCGCTCGCCGTCCTGTCCGCCGAGGCGGTGGGCGCGCCGGGGGAGGTCGGCGTGCCCGGCGCCGTCGCGGTCGAGCTCGTCCACAACTTCTCGCTCATCCACGACGACGTGATCGACGAGGACGCGGAGCGTCGGCATCGCCCCACGGTGTGGGCGCTCTTCGGCGTCGGGCAGGCGGTGATCGTCGGCGACGCCCTCATCGCGCTCGCCCAGCAGGTCGTGCTCGGTCCCGACGCGGCGGCCGGCGCCGGGCGCGCCGCGCGCTGCCTCGCCGACGCCACGGCGGCGATGATCGCGGGCCAGGCGCTCGACATGGCCTTCGAGACGGTGCCGGCGATCGACGTGGCAGGGTGCCTCGCGATGGAGGCCGGCAAGACCGGCGCCCTCCTCGGCTGCGCCGCCTCCCTCGGCGCGATCCTCGCCGGCGCGCCCGCCGAGACCGTCTCGGCCCTCGACCGCTACGGCGTCGAGCTCGGCCTCGCCTTCCAGGCGGTCGACGACCTGCTCGGCATCTGGGGCGACCCCGCCGTGACGGGCAAGCCTGCCTGGAGCGACCTGCGTCAGCGGAAGAAGACCCTCCCGGTCGTGGCGGCCCTCGCGGCCGGCGGGGCGCGCGCCGAGGAGCTCGCCGCCCTGCTGGCGAGCGAGCACCTCGAGGAGGCGCAGGTCGCCCGCGCGGCCCAGCTGGTCGAGGCCTGCGGCGGGCGGTCCGCCGCGACCGCCGAGGCGCGCCGCCGGCTCGACGCCGCCCTCGGCGCGCTCGGGGAGGTCGCCCTCGTCGAGCGGACGCGCGCCGAGCTCACCGAGCTGGCGCGCTTCGTCGTGGAGCGGGAGTTCTGA
- the shc gene encoding squalene--hopene cyclase, giving the protein MRAARSSAETPLDAAALADATRRAREHLLSLQSAQGWWKGELETNVTMDAEDLLLREFLGVRSDDDTAAAARWIRSHQREDGTWATFYGGPGDLSTTVEAYVALRLAGDDPGAAHMARAAAFVRERGGLEASRVFTRLWLALFGWYPWEELPAIPPEVVLLPSWFPFSIYEFGCWARQTVVALTIVAAYRPVRAAPFALDELRTNRRPPAARPGLRTWKERFVLLDRLLHGYEHLARRTPLRQTLRAASLAAAERWVVRRQEADGSWGGIQPPWVYSILALHLRGYPLDHPVLARAFEGLERFLVRKDGMRWLEACQSPVWDTALALIALTDAGVPPEDERLGRAASWLLAEEVRHRGDWALRRPHVPTGGWAFEFANDNYPDVDDTAEVVMALRRVPAPDREATEAAIRRGVAWVEGMVSADGAWGAFDADNDLEILYELPFCDFGAVIDPPSADVTAHVVEMLAAEPAADPELLRRGVDWLVAHQEDDGAWFGRWGVNYVYGTGAAVPALVRAGIRPDHPAIRRAVAFLEAHQNEDGGFGEDIRSYDDPSLRATGTSTASQTAWALLALVAAGEAGSPTARRAAEFLVSTQREDGTWDEPFYTGTGFPGDFYLNYHLYRLVFPLSALGRLCRALGVPLEAERPGRTSAGGFGRREEAAS; this is encoded by the coding sequence ATGCGCGCGGCCCGGTCGTCCGCCGAGACCCCCCTCGACGCCGCCGCGCTCGCCGACGCGACGCGACGCGCGCGCGAGCACCTCCTCTCGCTCCAGTCGGCGCAGGGCTGGTGGAAGGGCGAGCTCGAGACGAACGTCACGATGGACGCTGAGGACCTCCTGCTGCGCGAGTTCCTCGGCGTGCGCAGCGACGACGACACGGCGGCCGCCGCGCGCTGGATCCGCTCGCACCAGCGCGAGGACGGGACCTGGGCGACCTTCTACGGGGGGCCGGGCGACCTGTCGACGACGGTCGAGGCGTACGTGGCGCTGCGGCTGGCAGGCGACGATCCCGGCGCTGCCCACATGGCGAGGGCCGCAGCCTTCGTGCGCGAGCGCGGGGGGCTCGAGGCGAGCCGCGTGTTCACCCGCCTGTGGCTCGCCCTGTTCGGGTGGTACCCGTGGGAGGAGCTCCCCGCGATCCCTCCCGAGGTGGTGCTCCTGCCGAGCTGGTTCCCCTTCTCGATCTACGAGTTCGGCTGCTGGGCCCGCCAGACGGTCGTCGCCCTCACGATCGTCGCCGCCTACCGGCCGGTGCGGGCAGCGCCCTTCGCCCTCGACGAGCTGCGCACGAACCGGCGCCCGCCCGCGGCGCGGCCCGGACTGCGCACCTGGAAGGAGCGGTTCGTGCTCCTGGACCGCCTGCTGCACGGCTACGAGCACCTCGCTCGGCGCACCCCGCTGCGCCAGACCCTGCGGGCCGCGTCGCTCGCCGCCGCCGAGCGGTGGGTGGTGCGCCGCCAGGAGGCCGACGGCAGCTGGGGCGGGATCCAGCCGCCGTGGGTGTACTCGATCCTCGCCCTCCACCTGCGGGGCTACCCGCTCGACCACCCGGTGCTCGCGAGGGCCTTCGAGGGCCTCGAGCGCTTCTTGGTCCGCAAGGACGGGATGCGCTGGCTCGAGGCGTGCCAGTCCCCCGTGTGGGACACCGCGCTCGCCCTCATCGCCCTCACCGACGCGGGCGTGCCGCCCGAGGACGAGCGACTGGGTCGCGCCGCGTCGTGGCTCCTCGCCGAGGAGGTGCGCCACCGGGGCGACTGGGCCCTCCGGCGGCCCCACGTGCCGACCGGGGGGTGGGCCTTCGAGTTCGCCAACGACAACTACCCCGACGTCGACGACACCGCCGAGGTCGTCATGGCGCTGCGCCGGGTGCCCGCGCCCGACCGGGAGGCGACGGAGGCGGCGATCCGCCGAGGCGTCGCGTGGGTCGAGGGGATGGTCTCCGCCGACGGGGCGTGGGGAGCCTTCGACGCCGACAACGACCTCGAGATCCTCTACGAGCTCCCCTTCTGTGACTTCGGGGCGGTCATCGACCCGCCGAGCGCGGACGTCACCGCGCACGTCGTCGAGATGCTGGCGGCCGAGCCAGCTGCCGATCCCGAGCTGCTCCGGCGGGGGGTCGACTGGCTGGTCGCCCACCAGGAGGACGACGGCGCCTGGTTCGGCCGCTGGGGCGTGAACTACGTCTACGGCACCGGCGCGGCGGTGCCGGCCCTCGTGCGCGCCGGGATTCGCCCCGACCACCCGGCCATCCGGCGCGCCGTCGCGTTCCTCGAGGCCCACCAGAACGAAGACGGCGGCTTCGGCGAGGACATCCGCTCCTACGACGACCCGTCGCTGCGCGCGACGGGCACCTCGACCGCCTCGCAGACCGCCTGGGCGCTGCTCGCCCTCGTCGCGGCGGGCGAGGCCGGCTCGCCGACCGCCCGTCGTGCAGCCGAGTTCCTCGTCTCGACCCAGCGCGAGGACGGAACCTGGGACGAGCCCTTCTACACCGGGACCGGGTTCCCCGGCGACTTCTACCTCAACTACCACCTGTACCGGCTCGTCTTCCCGCTCAGCGCGCTCGGGCGACTGTGCCGCGCGCTCGGCGTGCCACTGGAGGCCGAGAGGCCAGGGCGGACCTCGGCCGGCGGGTTCGGCCGGCGCGAGGAGGCGGCGTCGTGA
- the hpnH gene encoding adenosyl-hopene transferase HpnH, with translation MGIPLRQNLRMAAYLMKQRLRGIEKYPLIVELEPLFVCNLACPGCGKIQYPTEVLRRRLTPEEAFAAIEESGAPMVSVAGGEPLLHPQIEEIVSGLIARKRFVYLCTNAVLLRRKLDRFRPSPYFSWVVHLDGLKERHDQAVDRPGVFEEAVAAIREAKARGFRVTTNSTFFSTDSPKTVREVLDFLNDELEVDAMMISPAYAYEKAPDQEHFLGVAQTRQLFKEAFAEGRRRRWRLNHTPLFLDFLEGKVDYECTPWGIPSYSIFGWQRPCYLMADGYAKTYKELIETTDWEKYGRGRDPRCDNCMAHCGYEPSAVAATTRSLRESLRAAFGTH, from the coding sequence ATGGGCATCCCACTACGCCAGAACCTGCGCATGGCCGCCTACCTCATGAAGCAGCGGCTGCGTGGCATCGAGAAGTACCCGCTCATCGTCGAGCTCGAGCCGCTGTTCGTGTGCAACCTCGCCTGTCCCGGGTGCGGGAAGATTCAGTACCCGACGGAGGTCCTCCGCCGCCGGCTCACGCCCGAGGAGGCCTTCGCCGCGATCGAGGAGAGCGGCGCGCCGATGGTCTCCGTCGCGGGAGGCGAGCCCCTCCTGCACCCGCAGATCGAGGAGATCGTCTCCGGCCTGATCGCCCGCAAGCGCTTCGTGTACCTGTGCACGAATGCCGTCCTGCTGCGCCGCAAGCTGGACAGGTTCCGGCCGTCGCCGTACTTCTCGTGGGTCGTGCACCTCGACGGCCTGAAGGAGCGCCACGACCAGGCGGTGGACCGACCGGGGGTGTTCGAGGAAGCCGTGGCGGCGATCCGCGAGGCGAAGGCCCGCGGCTTCCGGGTCACGACGAACTCGACGTTCTTCTCCACAGACTCGCCGAAGACCGTGCGGGAGGTGCTCGACTTCTTGAACGACGAGCTCGAGGTCGACGCGATGATGATCTCGCCGGCCTACGCCTACGAGAAGGCCCCCGACCAGGAGCACTTCCTCGGAGTGGCCCAGACGCGCCAGCTGTTCAAGGAGGCGTTCGCCGAGGGCCGGCGCAGGAGGTGGCGGCTCAACCACACGCCGCTGTTCCTCGACTTCCTCGAGGGGAAGGTCGACTACGAGTGCACGCCGTGGGGCATTCCGAGCTACTCGATCTTCGGCTGGCAGCGCCCTTGCTACCTCATGGCCGACGGCTACGCGAAGACGTACAAGGAGCTCATCGAGACGACCGACTGGGAGAAGTACGGACGGGGACGAGACCCGCGCTGCGACAACTGCATGGCGCACTGCGGCTACGAGCCCTCGGCCGTGGCGGCGACCACGAGGTCGCTTCGCGAGTCCCTGCGCGCCGCCTTCGGGACGCACTAG
- a CDS encoding tyrosine-type recombinase/integrase has protein sequence MKGATLETTPKTATSQRLGPWTPTSSRSFAPGAASKRRIACWRRREGTDYVFADGLGRPLHPDTFTDRFRALVREAGLRPNRLHDTRHTACSLILAAAVPAKVVSELTGDASPSIAMAIYQHVTLSTGHRAGEQLSASLFSRDADKRLTSTLRSARHQPFASR, from the coding sequence GTGAAGGGGGCGACACTCGAGACGACGCCCAAGACCGCGACCAGCCAGCGCCTGGGCCCCTGGACGCCCACCTCGTCTCGCTCCTTCGCGCCCGGCGCCGCCAGCAAGCGGAGGATCGCTTGCTGGCGGCGCCGAGAGGGTACGGATTACGTCTTCGCCGACGGGCTGGGCCGCCCGCTCCATCCGGATACCTTCACCGACCGCTTCCGGGCGCTCGTGCGAGAGGCGGGCCTGCGACCGAACCGCCTGCACGACACGCGCCACACCGCGTGCTCGCTGATTCTCGCCGCAGCCGTCCCGGCGAAGGTGGTGAGCGAGCTGACTGGCGACGCGAGCCCGAGCATCGCCATGGCGATCTACCAGCACGTGACCCTGTCCACGGGGCATCGGGCCGGCGAGCAGCTGTCGGCGAGCCTGTTCAGCCGAGACGCTGACAAACGGCTGACATCTACCCTCCGCAGCGCTCGTCACCAGCCGTTCGCGAGCCGCTGA
- a CDS encoding protein kinase, whose amino-acid sequence MLLDLYASTSLGGTGEAMTRQTDGLGMLSAGQLVSGRYEVQRRISEGERRRTYLAYDNKMRRPVALSVLRPECAHLDPEGVEREGTVLGRVGTHDNIVSVFDFDRDGSVQFVVFEYLGGGTLAELIIREGSLPPEQLLRLSRQVCRGLAHLHNKGLLHRDVCAKNVLLDERGNAHLGDFDSAIWLDDPDPDLPSTPNPYSAPESKGMRASRDRRSDLYSLGCLLYVMALGTVEVGGLRQLREARRDLPSSFADLVECLLADDPDGRPDDADQVLRWLDDIRKASNLDALIRAGESQQVEFKASLHHPYGSVPSAGAEEGMRRKLWLEVTKTIAAFLNSDGGILLIGVDDQGRILGVESDLPYVKKHTLDSWLLSLQQVIVNDLGTDVFSSIRISLVPHGDVHVAVISCPKRSVETWLGTTGHEAFYVRAGNGTRELTGSRLITYIREHFHS is encoded by the coding sequence GTGCTGCTAGACCTCTATGCGAGTACGTCTCTCGGCGGGACAGGAGAGGCTATGACTCGTCAGACGGACGGCCTAGGAATGCTCAGCGCGGGCCAACTGGTCTCGGGAAGGTACGAGGTCCAAAGGCGTATCTCCGAAGGCGAACGTAGGAGAACGTACCTGGCCTACGACAACAAGATGCGAAGGCCCGTTGCCCTTTCAGTGCTGAGACCGGAATGTGCTCATCTCGACCCCGAAGGTGTCGAGCGAGAAGGCACGGTGCTAGGACGAGTCGGGACTCACGACAACATCGTCTCCGTATTCGACTTCGATCGAGACGGCTCAGTGCAGTTTGTCGTGTTCGAGTACCTAGGAGGCGGAACCCTCGCTGAACTTATCATCAGGGAGGGTTCATTACCACCGGAACAACTCCTCCGGCTGAGTCGTCAGGTATGTCGTGGGCTGGCTCACCTCCACAACAAGGGTCTCCTCCATCGAGATGTCTGCGCAAAGAACGTCCTTCTAGACGAACGAGGAAATGCCCATCTCGGTGACTTCGATTCAGCTATCTGGTTAGACGACCCGGACCCGGATCTCCCGAGCACGCCGAATCCTTACTCAGCACCGGAGTCGAAGGGGATGCGCGCTTCGCGAGATCGTCGTTCTGACCTCTATTCGCTCGGTTGCCTTCTCTACGTGATGGCGCTCGGGACAGTCGAGGTCGGAGGTCTTCGTCAGCTTCGCGAGGCGCGGCGGGATCTTCCTTCTTCCTTCGCAGACTTGGTTGAGTGCCTGCTCGCTGACGATCCGGATGGGCGTCCGGATGATGCCGATCAAGTTCTGCGCTGGCTCGACGACATCCGAAAGGCCTCCAATCTGGATGCACTTATCCGCGCTGGGGAGAGTCAGCAGGTCGAGTTCAAAGCCTCGCTGCACCACCCCTATGGCAGCGTACCATCGGCGGGTGCAGAAGAAGGAATGAGACGCAAACTGTGGCTTGAGGTCACCAAGACCATCGCCGCGTTTCTGAACAGCGATGGAGGAATCCTCCTCATCGGAGTTGATGACCAGGGACGCATCCTCGGAGTCGAATCAGACCTTCCATACGTTAAGAAACACACGCTGGACTCTTGGCTGCTTTCACTGCAGCAGGTTATTGTTAACGATCTTGGCACAGATGTGTTCAGCTCGATCCGCATTTCGCTCGTCCCTCACGGGGACGTCCACGTAGCCGTTATATCTTGTCCGAAACGGTCTGTTGAGACGTGGTTAGGTACGACAGGGCATGAGGCGTTCTACGTGCGCGCTGGGAACGGGACGCGTGAGCTTACAGGATCCAGGCTTATTACGTATATCCGCGAACATTTTCATTCATAG
- the cpaB gene encoding Flp pilus assembly protein CpaB — MRRRRALVVVLALAIGGLAGGAAYLYLQGVQVRAYDGAHLVDVYVANGTIPRGTTGADAIGSGLIQSTKMPLRLRPPGAVTTLASIRDAVAVTDIPPQQVIVAGLFAQPATQAGAAAQLIPKGDVAITISTDAVHGVAGLVEPGDHVDLLVQLDDGAKEAFLYQEVPVLAVGSALAEPAVHTTSAQAASPGSQAPATELVTFAVPPAAAARIAMAESDAGGISGSIYLALDPPGGVPAAVPPVSSASVLPPGLTPR, encoded by the coding sequence GTGCGGCGGAGGCGAGCGCTCGTCGTCGTACTCGCGCTCGCGATCGGTGGCCTCGCCGGGGGCGCGGCCTACCTCTACCTGCAAGGCGTGCAGGTGCGTGCCTACGACGGCGCGCATCTCGTCGACGTCTACGTCGCGAACGGCACGATCCCGCGCGGTACGACGGGAGCGGACGCCATCGGGTCGGGGTTGATCCAGTCGACCAAGATGCCGCTGCGTCTCCGCCCTCCCGGTGCGGTGACGACGCTCGCCAGCATTCGCGACGCCGTCGCGGTCACCGACATCCCTCCGCAGCAGGTGATCGTCGCCGGCCTGTTCGCCCAGCCAGCCACCCAGGCCGGCGCGGCGGCCCAGCTGATCCCGAAGGGCGACGTCGCCATCACGATCTCCACCGACGCGGTGCACGGCGTCGCGGGCCTCGTCGAGCCAGGCGACCACGTCGACCTCCTCGTGCAGCTCGACGACGGCGCCAAGGAGGCGTTCCTCTACCAGGAGGTGCCCGTGCTCGCCGTCGGGAGCGCGCTCGCCGAGCCGGCCGTGCACACCACCTCGGCGCAGGCTGCGAGCCCCGGTTCGCAGGCCCCAGCGACCGAGCTCGTCACCTTCGCCGTCCCACCCGCGGCAGCAGCGCGCATCGCCATGGCCGAGAGCGACGCAGGTGGGATCTCCGGCAGCATCTACCTGGCGCTCGACCCCCCGGGTGGCGTGCCCGCCGCCGTGCCGCCCGTCTCCAGCGCGAGTGTGCTCCCGCCGGGCCTGACGCCTCGCTAG
- a CDS encoding P-loop NTPase: protein MTASADRLPPLLGPPLEAPGPLVAVVEREPEVRRRIRDALPGADVMALSSLDELVDVGLQRVSVIVVVLGPSQVEPGPLQRFGSLARLRSGLGGILVVETVGPEVMGMALRAGLDDAIAVQNLDSQLLSAVQALGQRLDEDVAGIVQLRQLNRATESRGRVTTVFSPKGGVGKSVVAVNLAAALARRSPEPVVVLDLDLQFGDVAVMVRLQPAHNVTEVVAAERAERIDGELVHSLLVRHPSSGVFVLAAPPEPSLVDSVDAKVVSRLVAVLRSMASRVVVDTPSVLSDAILQVLDDSDDIAFVVGMDVPSVKNARIGLHALRLVGIDERRILLVLNRADSKVNLSVRDVERALRMKVAVSLPSDVLVTQSVNKGIPAVLEYERSGFARAIDQLVEVVRGRSGAAVEREA, encoded by the coding sequence GTGACCGCGAGCGCCGATCGCCTCCCGCCGCTCCTCGGCCCCCCGCTCGAGGCGCCAGGCCCGCTCGTCGCCGTCGTCGAGCGCGAGCCGGAGGTGCGTCGTCGCATCCGCGACGCGCTGCCCGGCGCCGACGTCATGGCGCTGTCGTCGCTCGACGAGCTCGTGGACGTCGGGCTGCAGCGCGTGTCGGTGATCGTCGTGGTGCTCGGACCGTCCCAGGTCGAACCGGGCCCTCTCCAGCGCTTCGGATCGCTCGCGCGGCTGCGATCCGGCCTCGGCGGGATCCTCGTCGTCGAGACCGTCGGTCCGGAGGTGATGGGGATGGCGCTTCGCGCCGGGCTCGACGACGCCATCGCCGTGCAGAACCTCGACTCCCAGCTGCTCTCGGCGGTGCAGGCCCTCGGCCAGCGGCTCGACGAGGACGTCGCCGGGATCGTGCAGCTGCGCCAGCTCAACAGGGCGACCGAGTCTCGCGGCCGGGTGACGACCGTCTTCTCGCCGAAGGGCGGCGTGGGCAAGTCCGTCGTCGCGGTCAACCTCGCCGCGGCGCTCGCCCGTCGGTCGCCGGAGCCGGTGGTGGTCCTCGACCTCGATCTCCAGTTCGGCGATGTTGCCGTGATGGTGCGGCTGCAGCCGGCCCACAACGTCACCGAGGTCGTCGCCGCCGAGCGCGCCGAGCGCATCGACGGCGAGCTGGTGCACAGCCTCCTCGTTCGCCACCCTTCGAGCGGCGTGTTCGTCCTCGCGGCGCCCCCCGAGCCGTCGCTCGTCGACAGCGTGGACGCGAAGGTCGTCTCACGGCTCGTGGCCGTCCTGCGCTCGATGGCGTCGCGGGTGGTCGTGGACACACCGTCCGTCCTCAGTGACGCCATCTTGCAGGTCCTCGATGACTCCGACGACATCGCGTTCGTCGTCGGGATGGACGTTCCGTCGGTGAAGAACGCGCGCATCGGCCTGCACGCGCTCCGGCTGGTCGGCATCGACGAGCGCCGGATCCTCCTCGTCCTCAACCGTGCCGACTCCAAGGTGAACCTCTCCGTCCGAGACGTCGAGCGAGCGCTCAGGATGAAGGTCGCGGTGAGCCTCCCGTCCGACGTGCTCGTCACGCAGTCGGTCAACAAGGGGATTCCCGCGGTCCTCGAGTACGAGCGCTCTGGCTTCGCCCGCGCCATCGACCAGCTCGTCGAAGTCGTGCGCGGCCGCTCGGGTGCTGCCGTCGAGAGGGAGGCGTGA